The nucleotide sequence CTCAACCTGACCGGCAGCGGCAACGAAACCGCCGCCCACCTGCTGGCCCTCAACCGCACCACGCTCATGTGGTGCGCCTTCGAGGGCCGGCCCACCATCCTGCGCCTCTACGGCACCGCCACCACCTACCACCCCCGCGACGCCGAGTGGGCCACCCTGCTCCCGCTGTTCCCGCCCCTGCCCGGTGCCCGCCAGATTCTGGTCGTCGACGTAGACCTGGTGCAAACCTCCTGCGGCATGGCCGTCCCCTTCCTCGACTTTCAAGCCGAGCGCGACGAGCTAAACAACAGCATGGCCAAGCGCGGCCCCGAGCAGGTAGCGCAGTACTGGCACACCCGCAACACCCGCAGCCTCGACGGCAAGCCCACCGGCATCTGAGCCGGACCAGCGGCATGGGCCCGCAACCAGTGCGCCGCCCGCTAACAGCCAATCAAACACCCCTCCCCCAACCTCCTCCGCCACTCCGGCCCTGCCCAGCTCCTGCAAATGCTGGAGAAACTGGAAAACATAGCCGGCGGGTTGAGTTGCATTCGGGGGACGTTGAAACGGTCTTTGTCAAGGTGACTTAACTCCAAGCAGCCTCGCTATTTTCCATATTTCAGCTGAATATTATCACCGTTTTTTATTTTTATGCTTTTTTATTTTCAGTAATGATGCATTTGCATTTGGTATATACTTAGAATTTCCTTTACTAACACCCAAGTCAATTGACTTAGTATTCTTAATGCTTTTTTCGAAATCAAGCATTTCTATTTTAAATATATCATTGATATTAGAATCATAAAAATTGTCTATTATTTTCCATACAACAGAATCGGCACTACTAACAAATTTTCGTTTTTCTACATAAGACCCATTAAATTCCAGCTTAGATTCGGGCGCAACAACCATGGATTCAATTACTAAATTATTGAAACCAAGTGCATAGTCAGCCAATACTTTAACTTCGAATATTAAATTATTGTTTGACAAATAACTTTTAGCACCAATATCGGTTTTATACAGTATTCCTACACCAACAGCAACAAACAAGATACCAGAAACACTAATTATATCATTGCTATTTTTAAATAAAAAAAATTGCTGTATTTCAGAAAATAATAAATCACTCTCAATTGACACTTCACCTATAATATATCTTGGATTAGCAAAAGCTATTGCTTCGTTAATTTCTTTTATTTTTTCTTTAAAAATTAAATAAAACAAATTCCTAAACTCGTTTTTCTCTTTTAGGAATATTATTAATCCCTCAGGACTTATTCCTTTTATTGGAGCATAATGCTCAGACACAAAGCCACCTAGTGTACTGTAAAAAGAAAACTTTTTGTCTAAAACATTATACTCCATTAAATCTTCAATTAGATGTTCATGAAGATCATTCCTAGTAGCGTCTAAACTAATAGATTTTGTGGATTGAGTATTTTTCTTATCAAGCCCAAATGCTTTGCTATCGTTACTAATAAAGACAAGTTCAGTATCATTAGCACCAAGCACTCCTGACATAAAATCTAGAACTGTCTCCCATACTAAGCTATCCTTAAATTCTCTCTCACTTGTGCCATTAAACGGCCTTCTTTTAGCCATAGACCGTTTTGCAAGTCTAGCTGTAAACTCACCATGACTAATAACTTTAAAGTTATCATACCCAAACTGTCTTTGCAACCATGTCAAATAGCGTTGTCCTTCAGCATCATAATCAAGATTTACTATCTTTAGTACAGGTGTATCAACCAATATAGAACCAAACAACTTGCTATTGTCTTCGTAGTTTTTATGCTTTGTTTTTAAGGCATTTACATAATTATTCAATACTTCATCCCATACTATTTGAGGAACGTATATTCTTGCATTAGTTCGTCTTACATATTCTAAAAATGCTGTCGAATCAGCATTTCTAAACATCCAGTCGGAGTATACAATATTAGTATCTATTATTATTTCCATTTTATTCTTTCAAGGCTATACTATTGAGTTAGCCACTATAATACGAACAAGTTGCTTCTCTATCCTAAACTGTACTCGATAAGTTGTATCAAGTAGGTGTCTTACACACTAATAATGCTCAGCCTCTACATCACACTCCCCTTCTGGCGCGAATTTAGTTCGGCGTAACTTGTAACCAGCTAGAATGTTGCGCTTTCACTGCCGCCCCAGCAACAAACCGATACCGCCCCAAAACAAAGAAAGGCCCCGCCGCAACCGCGCCGGGGCCTTTCTCATGCCCAATAATCGTCAGGCTCCCCCTCTCCACGGGAGAGGGGGCCGGGGGGTGAGGCCCCTACCGCACCACCCAGCGCCCTTCCCCATCCAGCTGCTCCTGCACCACCAGCAGGTAGGGCGCATCGGCCGCCCCCAGCTTGCTGTAATCCGGCAGATGCACCTCCGCCTTGTTCTTCACCACCAGCCCCTGCCCCGCTTCCGGCAGCGCCGCCGGGGTGGCCGCCGTGTAGTAGCGCAGCGTCAGGCCCCGGCCACTGCGGTTGCCCAGCATGGGCGCCACCACGCCCGCCTCGCGCCGGTCGTACACCAGCGCCGGCTTGCCCGGCAGCGTCGCGCCCCGGTACTCCGGCACCCGCCGCGCCGCCGTCCGCACAATGCGCCGCACCGCTTCGTATTGCAGCACCAGCTCCGGCTGGGCCAGCTGCTGGGCCTTCACAAACGGGTCCAGTTGGGTTTCCAGCAGCTCCGAGGCCGCCAGCACCAGCTCCGGCAGCGTCTCGGTGGCCGCCTTGGTGCCCGTCTCAATCTGCCGCGCCTCGCCCTGCGTGGCCAGCAGCTCCGCTAGGTCGGTTTGCAGCGTCTGGCGCACCTGCGGGTCGTAGCCCGCATCGGCCAGCTCCGATTCGTCAATGGTGCCCACTGCCGCATCCACCTTCCGGTCCCGCGTCACGCCCGTCGTGGAGTGGTCTTGGGCCGCGGCCACCGCCTCAATGCGGGCCACCAGCGCCGCCAGCGCATCACGGCCCTGTGCAATTTTCTTAATTACCACCAGCGGCACGCCCGCTTCCGCAAAGAAGCGCAGCACCGCCGCATACATCGTCACCTGGTTTTGTTGTTTGGTAGTCATAAATAAGCGTAAAGGAGTAAATGAAGGATTTCCGGCCGGTCAGAGCCAGCGGCAAAATCTACTATTTTTTTATATAACAAAACATCTATACTACATTAGCCACCCTCTTATCTTACCATATCCTCGATTCCCCCAGCTGCCACTTGGCATCTGCCACTTACCAGACAGCATCCACCGCCTGCCAGGTAGCATCTTCTGCTTGCCAGACGTCATCCACCGCCTGCCAGACACCATCTTCTGCTTGCCAGACGTCATCCACTGCCTGCCAGATAGCATCCACCACTTGCCAGCTAGTATCCACTGCCTGCCAGTTATCATCCACTGCCTGCCAGATAGCACCTACCGATAAGCACAGGCCACTACCCAGGAAAACCACGCCGCCTCCAAATCCACTACCGCCGCCGTTACCGTACCTTGTAGCCCCTTTCTCTGCCAACACCGCACAACGCCTTTTTTCGGCGCTCTATGATTCTACGCTTACTCGATATCCGGGCCCAGTATGAGCCCGACCTCCACCTGCTCCGCTTTCAGTGGCACCCCACGCAACCCGGCCTCCGCCACTTCCGGGCCAGCATGAACCGTGTAGCCCAACTCGTGGAGCAGGGCACCGTCCACAGCGCTATCCTCGACCTGCACCAGCTCCCCAACCTCGGCCTGGAAGAGCAGTTCTGGCTCACTACTACCTGGCTGCCGCGCGTGTCCGTGCCCGCCATCCAGCAGATTGCCCTCGTGCTGCCCACCAGCAACATGTACAACCAGATGGTCGTGGAAAGCCTCATCCGCGTCAGCCGCCACTTCATCCACTACGACATCCAGTTCTTCGCCAACATCGAAAGCGCCCTCGACTGGTCGCTTGGCGACGCCCGCGCCTCCGCCCTGCCCCAGCTTCAGCACGCCTGGCACCACGCCCCCGCGCCGCCCCAGCTCCAGCCCGTTCCTGTTTCTATAGCGAGCTAAGCCCCCATGGAGACGCAATATCTTGCGTCTCGTAGTTGCTGACGTTGTTTAGCTCCCTCAGTTCGCCTCAGTCGCTCAACGCCAAGACGCGAAGTGTCGCGTCTCTACAACCGCCCACCGTCGTCTGGCTCCTCTCTCCACGGGAGAGGGGACCGGGGGGGTGAGGCCGCAAAATGCAGCGGCTCCTACCCGAGCGGACAGCGTGGATTCAACCGAACCCATCGATTCTTAGCCGGCAGCAAACGCCACGATGGCAATAAACACCGCCAGCAGCACCCCAAACACCACCTGACCCATCCGGCCGAGACGCTTGAAGAAGCGCACCACGGCCCCATCATCGGGCTTGGCCTCAAATAATTTCGGGGTTTCCAACGTGCGCTGCGAAGGCGCTTCCGCCTCTATCTCGGCGCGGCGAGTGCGCTTCTGCTGCCACTGATCAGCGCCCGTGTTGTGCGCCTCATCGGGGGTGAAATCTTCTTCCGGGATAGTATTTGCCATCCTTATCGTACGACCACCCAGCCTGTTTGAGTTGCATCTGCCCCCCACAGGCGTCCCCAGCCCCCATCTGACGCAGGTTTTGCGCCCCCTACTTCCCCCAAGCCTCCACACCCCTCCGAAACCCTTCCATCTTCCCTTATCCCGCTTCCCTAGTCATAGCCAACAAAACCCCGTCCCGCCCGCTGTCGTCTGGCTCCCCCTCTCCACCGGAGAGGGGGCCGGGGGGGTGAGGCCACTCGTTGCCCAACGTCATCAGAAGAAGACTAAGAGTGAGGCCCTATTCTCCCGATCTATTCCTATCCTTGCGGCCGCCTTTCCCCTGCTGATCCGCCATGACCCACTACCTCCTCATCAACTGCCCCGACGAGCCGGGCCTGGTGTACCGCATCACCGAAGTGCTCTACCGCCACGGCCTCAACATCCTGCGCAACGGCGAGTTCGTCGACCGCCACGACCACCATTTCTTCATGCGCACCGAGCTCGAAGGCCCCTGCGAGCCCGCCCGCCTGCTCGCCGACCTGCAAACCGCCCTGCCCCACGCCACCATCCGCCTCCGCGACGACCGGCCCCGCCGCATCGTGCTCATGGCCACCAAAGAGCACCACTGCCTCTCCGAGCTGCTGCTGCGCCACTTCTTCGGCCAGTTGCAGGCCCAGGTGCTGGCCGTCATCAGCAACCACGACAACCTGCGCAACCTCACCGAGCGCCTCGGCGTGCCCTACCACTACCTCAGCGCCGAAGGCCTCTCCCGCGAAGCCCACGAAGCCGCCGTGCTCCAGCAAATCGACGCCTACGACCCCGACTACGTGGTGCTGGCCCGCTACATGCGCATCCTCTCGCCCGAGTTTGTGGCCCACTTCCCGGCCCGCCTCATCAACATCCACCACAGCTTCCTGCCGGCTTTTGTGGGGGCCAGCCCCTACGCCCAGGCCTACGCCCGCGGCGTCAAAAGCATCGGCGCCACCGCCCACTTCGTCACCGACCAGCTCGACCAGGGCCCCATCATCACCCAGAGCGTCATCCCCACCGACCACACCCACAGCGCCCTCGACATGGCCCAGGCCGGCCGCGACGTCGAGAAAATCACCCTGGCCCGCGCCCTCACCTTGGTGTTCCGCGAGCAGGTCTTCGTCCACCGCAACCGCACCATCGTCTTCGAATAGACAGGCGAGAGCAGCACTGCCAATGGCTGCTATCCTTCCAAACGTCGTCAGGCTCCTCCTCTCCACGGGAGAGGGGGCCGGGGGGGGGGGTGAGGCCCTCGTAAAAGCCTAAAGGACAAGGCCCCAATTCTGTTATCTTGTAGCAGCATTGCTGCGCGCAGAATACCCCATTGGCCTCCAAGCTTTCTGCCCGATGACGACCTTCCCCCTTGTTTCCGGCGCCTTGGCGCTGGCGCACCTGGCCATTGCGGGCTGGGTGCTGCGCTGGCTCTGGCAACACTACCGCCCTGGCTCGGGAACCGCCCCCGCCAGCATCGTCGCCGAAGGCACCATTGTGGCCCTCGAAACCGACGCCCAGCGCTGGCTGGAAGAGTTTCCAGTAGTGCGTTTCCAGGGCCGGCAGGGCCAGTGGCTTACGCTGCGCTGCCACCGCAAGTGCCGCGCCGCCCGCTTCATCACCGGCCAGAAGGTAACCGTGCGCTACCCGGCCCCCGCCCCCGAGCAGTTCGTGATTCTGAGCCGGCTGGGCCTGCTGTTGCTGTAGCCTGACCCTATCACAAACAAGCCAGCCCGGCTCCCGCAGCCCACCCGAAGGCAGCAGCGGAAATCGGGCCGGCTCATGCGTGGCTCGCTGTTAGCGTTGGCGGCGGTAGGGCAGGTACTGGTGAGGCTCAAACACTTCGGCCGCAGCACCAATACCGCCGTGGGCGGCGTAGAAGGCAGCCATGGCCGTTTCCAGGGCTTGGCGGTCGTCCAGCGGCATATCTGCAAACACGTCTTGGGCATCCAGCGGGGCGGCCAGCGCGCTCAGGCGGCAGCGGCCCACTCCAAACGGGTGCTCAACGAACAGACTGGCGCCATCCTGCGCCAACTGGTCGTGCTGGTAGCGCCAAGCGTCGCTGAATGGGGGTCGGCTGGCGCCCTGCGCCGGGTCAGTGGGGGCAAAGCCGAGGCTTCGCAGATACAGGTCGTTCATGGTTCTTGGTGTTTAGTTGTTCATTGTTAGTTGTCAGTTGTCAGCAGCTATTGGCGCGAGCTGGCCATCAATGACGGAAGCACAGCTGGCCTCAGTCCCGTGAATCAGCCCTGGCAACGAGCAACTGACAACTACGCCCCCTACCCTTCCGCCGCCCAGTTCACCTGGCGCAGCAGCACCCGGAACTCGGCCTCCGAGGCCAGCCGGCCCTGGAAGCTGTAGAGCAGCTGGCTGTCCACGTTTTCAAGCAGCGTCAGCTCGCCGTCGTCGTAGAGCACGATGGTTTCGAGGCCGCAGGCGCTGGGGCGGCTGAAGCGGGCCTGCCGGGGCGGCGAGGCGTAGCGCGTGAAGCCCAGCGCGAGCAGCAGCTCGGTTGTGGGCTGGTAGAAGGCAGACATGAGGGAATCCCGTAGCTGGGGCGCCCCACCAGACAATGGAGCGAGAAGGTAGCGCCAACCCGCACAGCGCGGCAGACGGCAGCGGCCCAATGCCCCACCGGGGCTGGCCTTTCCTCCAAGGTACGCTTAATTATCCCGGCAGTGGGGCAGCGGCGGCCACTGGCCACCTTCGCGCTGGCGCGTACCCGCCTCCGTTCGTACCTTTGCCCCTGCTTATGCGCCTTACCCCACTCTATACGTTCAAGCTCACCCCACCCTGAGGACTGGCCTGCTTACCCTGCGCCGCCGCTTCCTGCCCGGAAGTGGGCGGCTTTTGTTTTGCCCAAACCCGTCAATTCTCAGCTGTTTATGTTTCAGGTTCTGCCCTATCTGGCTCAGTACAAAATCAACGTTAAAAACGAAATTCTCGCTGGTCTGACCACCGCACTGGCCCTGGTGCCGGAAGTGGTGGCCTTCGCCCTGCTGGCCCACATCAGCCCGCTGGTGGGCATCGGCTCGGCCTTTGTCATCTGCCTTATCACGAGCGTATTTGGCGGCCGGCCCGGCATGATTTCGGGCGCGGCCGGCTCGGTAGCCGTCGTGATTGTGGCCCTGGTGGCTCAGCACGGCGTGGAGTACCTGTTTCTGGCCGTGGCCCTGATGGGCGTGCTGCAGATTGCCGTGGGGCTGCTGCGCTTCGGCAAGTTTATCCGGCTGGTGCCGCAGCCGGTGGTGTACGGCTTCGTCAACGGACTCGCCGTTATCATCTTCATGGCCCAACTGGAGCAGTTCAAGGTGCCTGGCGCGGGCGGCGAAGAGCAGTGGCTGCAGGGCACCCCGCTCCTGCTGATGCTCGGGCTGGTGGCCCTCACCATGGCCATCGTCTACCTGCTACCCAAGCTCACGAAGGCCGTGCCGGCTTCGCTGGTGGCCATTATCGTGGTGTCGGCGCTGGTGATTGGGGGCAACCTCGACACCAAGTCGGTGGGCGATATTGCCTCCATCAAGGGCGTGCTGCCCACGCTGCACTGGCCACAGGTGCCCCTGACCTGGGCTACGCTGGCGCTGGTGCTGCCCTACTCCGTTATCATGGCGCTGGTGGGCCTCACCGAAAGTCTGCTGACCCTGACCGTGGTGGACGAAATGACCGACACACGCGGCCACGGCAACCAAGACTGCGTGGCCCAGGGCCTGGCCAACGTGGCCTCGGGCCTCACCGGTGGCATGGGCGGCTGCGCCATGATCGGGCAGACGATGGTGAACCTGGAATCCCGGGGGCGCGGGCGGCTGTCGGGCGTGGTGGCGGCCCTGGCGCTGGCGCTGTTTGTGGTGGCCGGCTCCTCCCTCATCGAGCAGCTGCCGCTGGCCGCGCTGGTGGGCGTGATGTTTATGGTGGTGATTGGCACCTTCGAGTGGGCCAGTTTGCGCATCCTGCGCCGCATGCCCCGCGCCGACGTGCTGGTGATGCTGCTCGTGACGCTGGTCACGGCCGTGTCGCAGAACCTGGCGCTGGCCGTGCTGCTGGGCGTGGTGATTTCGGCGCTGGTATTTGCCTGGGAAAACGCCAAGCGCATCCGGGCCCGCAAGCACACCGACGACGCCGGCACCCGCCACTACGAAATCTACGGCCCGCTGTTCTTCGGCTCGGTGCAGGCCTTCACCGATAAGTTCGACGTGCAGCAGGACCCCGCGCAGGTGGTCATCGACTTCCGCGAAAGCCGGGTGGCCGATATGTCGGGCATTGATGCGCTGCACAAGCTCACGGAGCGCTACCACCGCCTGGGCAAAACCCTGCACCTGCGCCACCTCAGCCCCGACTGCCGCCAGCTGCTGCGCAACGCCGGCGCCCTCATCGAAGTCAACATCCAGGAAGACCCCGAGTACCGCGTGGTAACGGCCGAGTAGCTACCGCCGCTCCGGCAAAATACGCCCGGCGCTTCGGCAGCCCGGCTTTTGATGGCACCTTTGAAGTCTATTTTCAGCAGCCCGTGATGAACGCCACCGAACAGGAAGAGAAAGAGTACCTGGAAGAAATCAAGGAGAAGCTCACGCTGGCCGTGCGCCGCGTGGACAATGCCGTGAAGCAGTTCTCCACCGAGCTGCGCCAGAAAAAGGAATACATCCACGAAAACCAGTCGGGCATGGACGAGGCCGATATGGTGGCCGCTGACCAGTCCATCAACCGCATGGCCCTCACGGGCGAAGGCGCCGTGGGCCGCAAGCGCCGGCTGCTCAAGCTGGTGCAGTCGCCCTATTTCGGCCGCCTCGATTTCGGTGCCAAGAACCAGCCGGCCGTGCCGGTGTACATTGGGGTGCATTCGTTTTTTGATGAGCAGCAGCGCCAGAACCTGATTTACGACTGGCGCGCGCCCATTTCCTCGCTGTTCTATGATTTCGAGCTGGGCGAGGCCTCGTACGCCACGCCGTCGGGCACGGTGCAGGGCCGCATCGAGCTGAAGCGGCAGTACAAAATCCGGGACGGCCGCCTGGAATTCCTGCTCGACAGCGACGTGAACATCCACGACGACGTGCTGCAGCAGGAGCTGGCCAAGTCCTCCGACGATAAGATGAAGAACATCGTCGCCACGATTCAGCGCGACCAGAACGCGGTAATCCGCAACGAGGAGGCCACGGTGATGGTGATTCAGGGGGTGGCCGGCTCGGGCAAAACCTCCATTGCCCTGCACCGCATTGCGTTTCTGCTGTACCGCTACCGCGAAACCATTGCCGCCAAGGACATCCTCATCATCTCGCCCAACAAGGTGTTTGCCGACTACATTTCCAACGTGCTGCCCGAGCTGGGCGAGGAGCACCTGCCGGAAATGGGCATGGAGGAGCTGGCCGCCGACCTTCTGGAAGGCCGCTACCAGTTCCAGACCTTCTTCGAGCAGGTGACGGCCCTGCTGGAGCACCACAACGCGGCCTTTATTGAGCGGATCCGGTTCAAGTCGTCGTTTGAGTTCCTGAGCCAGCTCAACCAGTACCTGCTCCACATCGAAAACAACTATCTCACCGTGACGGAGCTGCGCGTGGGCCGCACGGTGGTGCCCGCCGCTTTCATTCAGCAGAAGTTCCGAACCTACCACCGGGTGCCGCTGCTGAAGCGCTTTGCGCTGGTGGCCAACGACGTGCGGGCCCACGTGCGCGACGCCGTGGGCCGCAAGCTCACGGGCCAGGAGAAGGGCACCATCGGCGAGGCCCTGCCCCGTATGTTCCGGCTGCACCAGGTGCCGGAGCTTTACCGCGACTTTTACCGCTGGATCGGGCGGCCCGAGCTGCTGAATATGCACCCCAGCCAGCCGCTGGAATACGCCGACGTGTTTGCCCTGATTTACCTGCGCATCCGCCTGGAAGGCCTGCCCGGCTACGACCACGTCAAGCACCTGCTCATCGACGAAATGCAGGACTACACGCCCGTGCAGTACGCGGTACTATCGCGCCTGTTCCACTGCCGCAAAACCATCCTCGGCGACGTGAGCCAGACGGTGAACCCCTACAGCGCGTCGTCGGCCGAAACCATTGAGAGGGTTTTCCCGCAGGCCGATGTGATGCGCCTCTACCGCAGCTACCGCTCCACGCTTGAAATTACGTCCTTCGCCCAGCGCATCACCCCCAACCCGCACATCATCCCGCTGGAGCGGCACGGCCCCGCGCCTGCCGTGCTGCAGTTCGGTAGCCGCGACGAGGAAATGCAGGCCCTCCGGCAGCTTATCACGGACTTTCCTGGCGCCGGCCACCATTCCCTGGGCATCATCTGCAAGACGCTGCGGCAGGCGGAGCAGGCTTTCGAGGCGCTGGAAGCAGCGGGCGTGTATCTGCTCACCGATGAGTCCACGAAGTTCAAGGAAGGCATCATCATCACCACGGCCCACCTGGCCAAGGGGCTGGAGTTTGATGCGGTAGTGGTGCCGTTTGTATCGGCCCGCGTTTACAAAACGGAGGTGGACCGCAGCATGCTGTATGTGGCCTGCACCCGCGCCATGCACCAGCTCACGCTTACCTATTCAGGGGAGCTGACGGGCTTTTTGTCGGCCTGATGCAGCTTTTCGGCGCCTGTTAGCTGCCTCATGGTATCTCACTCAGCTGACGTATTTCCAGGCATTGCCATCGTCTGATTTGGGTGGCCGGGCAGAGCTTCATACTTAGCCTTGCCCGGCTACCCAGAACAGATTTTTTTTGTCTTCGGCCGGTTCGCAATTTTATGTAATTATCCCGCGCCTAAGTGATACTTTTAAAAACTGCTTACTTCTTCCCGCTCTTCTATATGCCCACCATTTCTACTCGCTTTGCTGCTCTCGCTCTGATCAGTGCTTTTCCCATCGGCAGCCGGCCCGCCGCTGCCCAGTCCACGCCGGCCATCACCCACATCGGCACCATTCAGGGCACCGGGCCGGCGGCCACGGCCGGCACCTACACTATTGAGGGCGTCGTGACGGGCGTGTATCCGGGGCTGAGCCCGGGCGGCTTCTACGTGCAGGAAGCCACCGCCGCCACCGACGGTAACCCCGCCACCTCCGACGCCCTCTACGTGGTGCAGCCCGAGGCCAAAGTGAAGATCGGCGACAACGTGCGCATCACAGGCACGGTGCTGGAAAGCGCCGATGCGCCCTCCTACACCCAGGCCGTGCTCACGCAGCCCACCGTGGAAGTGCTCTGGCCCAAAAACCAGCTCCCCGATTTCTCGGTGCTGCCCGCCGGCCAGTATTCCTCGGCCGATCTGGAGCGGTTTGAGGGCATGCGCGTGCAGTTTCCGGTGCCGCTCACGGTGGCCGATGTGTACAGCCTCAAGCAGCGCGGCGAGCTGATTCTGACCACCGGCGGCACGCTCTACCAGCCCACCCAGTTCATCGACCCCAACGACAACCCCGCCACCGGCACCGCCAGCACCGGCACCAGCAACGTGGCCGCCGTCAATGCCTACCAAACCGCCAACCTCGAACGGTCGTTGGTGCTCGACGATGGCACCGCCGCCAAGCCCACCACCATGCCCTTCGTTGATCCGGTGCTGGGCACCGTGCGGGTGGGCAGCACCGTGGCGCGGTTGCGCGGCATCATGGGCTTCAGCTACGGCAAGTGGCGCATCCAGCCTCTGCCCGGCTCCGATGCGCCCTCGTTCAACGTGCGCCGGCCGGCCGTGCCCACCTTCGGCCGCCTCGACCTGAAGATTGCTAGCTACAACGTGCTCAACTACTTCAACGGCGACGGCGCGGGCGGCGGCTTCCCCACTCCCCGCGGCGCCAAAACCGCCGAGGACTTCGCCCGCCAGCGCGCCAAAATCATTGCTGGCTTGGTGGCCATGAACGCCGACATCATCGGGCTGAGTGAGATGGAAAACGACGGTTTCGGGCCCGAGTCGGCGGTGCAGGACCTGGTGAACGGCCTCAACCAGGTGGCCGGCGCCGGCACCTACGCCTTCATCAACGACGGCGGCGCCAGCCAGCAGCCCAACAACACCGACGTTATCCGGTGCGCCATCCTCTACAAGCCAGCCACGGTAGCGCCCATGAAAGCCGCCATGGTGGCCGCCACGCCCGGTGTGTTCGAGCGCCCACCGCTGGCCCAGCTGTTCACCACCCGCCGCACCACCCGCCCCGACACGCTGGTGCTGGTCGTGAACCACTTCAAGTCTAAGAGCAGCGGCAAGGGCGTGGATGCCGACCAGAACGACGGCCAGGGCGGCTCCAACGACCGGCGCCGCACCCAGGCCCGCGAGCTGGTGCAGTTCCTGAACAAGACCGTGAAGCCGGCCGGCGCCCGCCGCGTGATCTGCATCGGCGACTATAACTCCAACTACGAAGAAGACCCGCTCGACATCCTGCGCGCCGCCGGCCTAGTGGTCGTGACGCCGCCCACCAGCGCCTCCTACGTGTTCAAGGGCCTCACTGGCTCCCTCGACCACTGCATCGTAACGCCCAACATGGTGGGGTTCATTGACGTGCACAAATGGAACATCAACTCCGGCGAGCCGAATTCTCTGCAGTATGACGCCGCCGGCCCCGACACCGACACCAAGAGCCCCTTCCGCTCCTCCGACCACGACCCGGTGCTGATTGGCGTGAACTTCAAGGGCCTCGCCCCGACCAGCATCAGCGCCTCGCGCCTCTACATGTACCCCAACCCCGAGGGCGGCGCCCGCGCCTTCGCCCTGCCGGAGCTACCCGCCACCACCGGCCCGATTTCGCTGGAAATGAGCCTGCCGCAGGGCGCTACCATGCTGCGCCTGCAGGGCCCGCAGGCGCTGCTGCAGGCGCAGCTCAACCGCGCCACCGCCCACCTGGCCCCCGGCCTCTACGTACTCCGCATCAAAGGCCAGGGCGTAGACGCCACCCAGCGCGTGATGAAGGAATAAGAAGGTATCTAAGCTGACTCCATAAGCCAACAGCCCGGTGTAGAAACGCAAGATCTTGCGTTTCTACACCGGGCTGATTTTGTTTAAGTTGTACGGTGCAGACCACCACGACCGGCGCCGCGCTACCCTACCAGCTGCTCGAACAGCCGGTCCAGGGTGGCGGCTGGGTCGAGGCAGAGGCCGGGGTGTACGGCGGAGGTTTGCAGCACAGTGCTGCGCGTGGCCGTGAG is from Hymenobacter yonginensis and encodes:
- a CDS encoding PIN domain-containing protein gives rise to the protein MEIIIDTNIVYSDWMFRNADSTAFLEYVRRTNARIYVPQIVWDEVLNNYVNALKTKHKNYEDNSKLFGSILVDTPVLKIVNLDYDAEGQRYLTWLQRQFGYDNFKVISHGEFTARLAKRSMAKRRPFNGTSEREFKDSLVWETVLDFMSGVLGANDTELVFISNDSKAFGLDKKNTQSTKSISLDATRNDLHEHLIEDLMEYNVLDKKFSFYSTLGGFVSEHYAPIKGISPEGLIIFLKEKNEFRNLFYLIFKEKIKEINEAIAFANPRYIIGEVSIESDLLFSEIQQFFLFKNSNDIISVSGILFVAVGVGILYKTDIGAKSYLSNNNLIFEVKVLADYALGFNNLVIESMVVAPESKLEFNGSYVEKRKFVSSADSVVWKIIDNFYDSNINDIFKIEMLDFEKSIKNTKSIDLGVSKGNSKYIPNANASLLKIKKHKNKKR
- a CDS encoding pyridoxamine 5'-phosphate oxidase family protein; amino-acid sequence: MGKHYPAISADIQAFIEQQHLFFVGTAAADGRVNISPKGQDTLRVLDANRVAWLNLTGSGNETAAHLLALNRTTLMWCAFEGRPTILRLYGTATTYHPRDAEWATLLPLFPPLPGARQILVVDVDLVQTSCGMAVPFLDFQAERDELNNSMAKRGPEQVAQYWHTRNTRSLDGKPTGI
- a CDS encoding DUF3592 domain-containing protein, with the translated sequence MTTFPLVSGALALAHLAIAGWVLRWLWQHYRPGSGTAPASIVAEGTIVALETDAQRWLEEFPVVRFQGRQGQWLTLRCHRKCRAARFITGQKVTVRYPAPAPEQFVILSRLGLLLL
- a CDS encoding SulP family inorganic anion transporter, with the protein product MFQVLPYLAQYKINVKNEILAGLTTALALVPEVVAFALLAHISPLVGIGSAFVICLITSVFGGRPGMISGAAGSVAVVIVALVAQHGVEYLFLAVALMGVLQIAVGLLRFGKFIRLVPQPVVYGFVNGLAVIIFMAQLEQFKVPGAGGEEQWLQGTPLLLMLGLVALTMAIVYLLPKLTKAVPASLVAIIVVSALVIGGNLDTKSVGDIASIKGVLPTLHWPQVPLTWATLALVLPYSVIMALVGLTESLLTLTVVDEMTDTRGHGNQDCVAQGLANVASGLTGGMGGCAMIGQTMVNLESRGRGRLSGVVAALALALFVVAGSSLIEQLPLAALVGVMFMVVIGTFEWASLRILRRMPRADVLVMLLVTLVTAVSQNLALAVLLGVVISALVFAWENAKRIRARKHTDDAGTRHYEIYGPLFFGSVQAFTDKFDVQQDPAQVVIDFRESRVADMSGIDALHKLTERYHRLGKTLHLRHLSPDCRQLLRNAGALIEVNIQEDPEYRVVTAE
- the purU gene encoding formyltetrahydrofolate deformylase, coding for MTHYLLINCPDEPGLVYRITEVLYRHGLNILRNGEFVDRHDHHFFMRTELEGPCEPARLLADLQTALPHATIRLRDDRPRRIVLMATKEHHCLSELLLRHFFGQLQAQVLAVISNHDNLRNLTERLGVPYHYLSAEGLSREAHEAAVLQQIDAYDPDYVVLARYMRILSPEFVAHFPARLINIHHSFLPAFVGASPYAQAYARGVKSIGATAHFVTDQLDQGPIITQSVIPTDHTHSALDMAQAGRDVEKITLARALTLVFREQVFVHRNRTIVFE